A genome region from Bradyrhizobium commune includes the following:
- a CDS encoding BrnA antitoxin family protein: protein MADQPRRPRTLGDARTEAEAAFKKVTAKVAPTPPKQNVAPGIKEQVTLRIDQDVLEHFQAGGPGWQDRINEALRKAAGK, encoded by the coding sequence ATGGCGGATCAACCGAGGCGGCCGCGCACGCTTGGCGATGCCAGGACGGAGGCCGAGGCGGCGTTCAAGAAGGTGACCGCCAAGGTCGCTCCCACGCCGCCGAAGCAGAACGTGGCGCCGGGGATCAAGGAGCAGGTGACGCTGCGGATCGACCAGGACGTGCTGGAGCATTTCCAGGCGGGCGGTCCCGGCTGGCAGGACCGCATCAACGAGGCGCTGCGGAAGGCGGCGGGGAAATAA
- a CDS encoding RidA family protein, translating to MQILQPAEWKKPRGFSHGVVAEGPGRWVVLVGQTGGDETGNYAPDMAAQVGTALKRIIKLLSEAGAGPEHVVRLTWYLTSRSEYEAAGAGIGAAWKETLGRNFPPSTLLYIGGLVDDRAKVEIEVTAFVPSP from the coding sequence ATGCAAATCTTGCAGCCGGCCGAATGGAAGAAGCCGCGCGGCTTTTCACATGGCGTGGTGGCGGAGGGCCCTGGCCGCTGGGTCGTCCTCGTAGGCCAGACCGGCGGCGACGAGACCGGCAATTACGCGCCTGATATGGCGGCCCAAGTTGGAACTGCGCTGAAGCGGATCATCAAACTCTTGAGCGAGGCCGGCGCCGGTCCCGAGCATGTCGTCCGCCTGACCTGGTATCTGACCAGCCGCAGCGAGTATGAGGCGGCGGGTGCCGGCATCGGGGCGGCCTGGAAGGAGACGCTCGGGCGCAACTTCCCGCCATCGACGCTGCTCTATATCGGCGGGCTGGTGGACGATCGCGCCAAGGTCGAGATCGAGGTCACGGCCTTCGTGCCGAGCCCATAA
- a CDS encoding patatin-like phospholipase family protein, whose translation MPAPVALTGSILVRGRMRQYGLRLLGAAGLALNLALGACTTLPRTPYTAADATSSRVLDIDGLRRYTDEPITKFSFEKDNSAANRSYLALSGGGADGAYGVGVLNGWSAAGTRPAFSVVSGVSTGGLIAPFAFLGPQYDDTLKDVYTSGIAESLLSDPSIMRVLFGSGLFGNTRLRELVARYVGPEIMAQVARENAKGRRLLIVTTDLDTQRTAIWDMGKIAAVGTPEALKLFRDVMAASASIPLVFPPIMIDAEGQGHKFQEMHVDGGVTAPVLTLPEALLFQGRLPGNAKMDIYILVNKKIERNFELVANSTIDVASRSLSAITQSQTRSIIFSTYDFAKRNRLGFHLSYIERDYPAPPSEGFDTAYMRALYQYGYEKAAAGQAWTSRLP comes from the coding sequence ATGCCTGCCCCTGTTGCTCTGACTGGATCGATCCTCGTCCGCGGCCGGATGAGGCAGTATGGCCTGCGCCTGCTCGGAGCGGCCGGCCTCGCGCTGAACCTTGCGCTCGGCGCCTGCACGACGCTGCCGCGCACGCCCTATACCGCGGCCGATGCCACGAGCTCCCGCGTGCTCGATATCGACGGCCTGCGGCGCTACACCGACGAGCCCATCACGAAATTCAGCTTCGAGAAGGACAACAGCGCCGCGAACCGCAGCTACCTGGCGCTGTCCGGCGGCGGCGCCGATGGCGCCTATGGTGTCGGCGTGCTGAACGGCTGGAGCGCGGCCGGCACCCGACCCGCCTTCTCGGTCGTTTCGGGGGTCAGCACTGGCGGACTCATTGCTCCGTTTGCCTTTCTTGGCCCGCAATATGACGACACGCTGAAAGACGTTTACACTAGCGGCATCGCGGAGAGCCTGCTGAGCGATCCCAGCATCATGCGGGTGCTGTTCGGCTCAGGCCTGTTCGGCAACACGCGGCTGCGCGAGCTGGTGGCGCGTTATGTCGGGCCCGAGATCATGGCGCAAGTCGCCCGCGAAAACGCCAAGGGCCGCCGGCTGCTGATCGTGACGACCGATCTCGACACCCAGCGCACCGCGATCTGGGACATGGGCAAGATCGCCGCGGTCGGCACGCCTGAGGCGCTAAAGCTGTTTCGCGACGTAATGGCCGCCTCCGCCAGCATTCCCTTGGTGTTTCCGCCGATCATGATCGACGCCGAAGGCCAGGGGCACAAGTTTCAGGAGATGCATGTCGACGGCGGCGTGACCGCCCCGGTGCTGACGCTGCCCGAGGCCCTGCTGTTCCAGGGCCGCCTGCCGGGCAACGCCAAGATGGACATCTACATCCTCGTCAACAAGAAGATCGAACGAAACTTCGAGCTCGTCGCCAACAGCACGATCGATGTCGCCTCACGCAGCCTGTCCGCGATCACTCAGTCGCAGACGCGCTCGATCATCTTCTCGACCTATGATTTTGCCAAGCGCAACCGGCTCGGCTTCCATCTCTCCTATATCGAGCGCGATTATCCGGCACCGCCGTCCGAAGGGTTCGACACCGCCTATATGCGCGCGCTGTACCAGTACGGCTACGAGAAGGCGGCGGCCGGCCAGGCCTGGACTTCGCGGCTGCCTTAA
- the cysK gene encoding cysteine synthase A, translating to MDTSSNAGAAHQPGRGRIYSSIVEAFGDTPIVRLRRLPGMHGVNATILAKLEYFNPAASVKDRIGAAMIIAMEQAGIIKPDTVLIEPTSGNTGIALAFVAASRGYRLKLVMPESMSIERRKMLAFLGAELVLTPAAQGMKGAIAAAEELLKTTPNSVMPQQFKNLANPEVHRRTTAEEIWNDTAGNIDFFVAGVGTGGTITGVGQVLKPRKASLRVVAVEPEESPVLSGGQHTPHKIQGIGAGFVPDILDRSVIDEIVKINSTTAIETARALARHEGIPGGISSGAAIAAALQIGQRPEAAGKTILAVVPSFSERYLSTALFEGI from the coding sequence ATGGACACATCGTCCAACGCGGGTGCAGCGCACCAACCCGGCCGCGGCCGGATCTACTCTTCGATCGTTGAGGCTTTTGGCGACACGCCGATCGTGCGCCTGCGCCGACTGCCGGGCATGCACGGCGTGAACGCGACGATTTTGGCAAAACTTGAATATTTCAATCCGGCGGCGAGCGTGAAGGATCGCATCGGTGCGGCCATGATCATCGCGATGGAGCAGGCGGGCATCATCAAGCCCGACACCGTGTTGATCGAGCCGACCTCCGGCAACACTGGCATTGCACTCGCCTTCGTCGCGGCCTCGCGCGGGTACCGGCTCAAGCTGGTGATGCCGGAATCGATGTCGATCGAGCGGCGCAAGATGCTTGCCTTCCTCGGCGCCGAGCTGGTGCTGACGCCAGCCGCGCAAGGCATGAAGGGCGCGATCGCCGCTGCCGAGGAGCTCCTGAAGACGACGCCGAACTCGGTGATGCCGCAGCAGTTCAAGAATCTCGCCAATCCCGAGGTGCACCGCCGCACCACGGCGGAGGAGATATGGAATGACACCGCCGGGAATATCGACTTCTTCGTGGCTGGCGTCGGCACCGGCGGCACGATCACCGGCGTCGGCCAGGTGCTCAAGCCCCGCAAGGCGTCCTTGCGCGTCGTCGCGGTCGAGCCGGAGGAGAGCCCGGTGCTCTCCGGCGGGCAGCACACGCCGCACAAGATCCAGGGCATCGGCGCGGGCTTCGTGCCCGACATCCTCGACCGCTCCGTGATCGACGAGATCGTGAAGATCAACTCGACGACCGCGATCGAGACCGCACGAGCGCTGGCGCGGCACGAGGGCATTCCCGGCGGCATCTCCTCGGGTGCCGCGATCGCCGCGGCCCTCCAGATCGGCCAGCGACCGGAAGCTGCGGGTAAAACCATCCTGGCGGTGGTACCGTCCTTCTCGGAGCGCTATCTTTCGACGGCTCTATTTGAAGGAATCTAG
- a CDS encoding DMT family transporter → MSATPSKTMAAFWMAGWLSLMLIMAVAGREATRELNVFQIMEVRSLVGFVLLSPIIYRAGGFKVLRTSRLPQHIGRNLVHYVAQLGWFFALTLIPIGQVVAIEFTMPIWTAILAASFLSERMTPWKIAAIVLGLVGVIVIVRPATGEINPGQLIALGAAMGFGVSMALVKSLTRTESALSILFWMLVVQSVAGFVPTLFVWTWPSAYVWAWVGVIAVCGTFSHYCLASAMRYADATIVVPMDFLRVPLTATAGWLLYSERLDAWTVLGAALILCGNLLNLKPPAPVPARAQ, encoded by the coding sequence ATGAGCGCGACACCGTCCAAAACCATGGCTGCATTCTGGATGGCCGGCTGGCTGTCGCTGATGCTGATCATGGCGGTCGCCGGGCGCGAGGCCACGCGCGAGCTGAACGTCTTTCAGATCATGGAAGTCCGGTCTCTGGTCGGGTTCGTGCTGCTCTCGCCGATCATCTACCGCGCCGGCGGCTTCAAGGTGCTCAGAACGTCGCGCCTGCCGCAACACATTGGGCGCAACCTCGTGCATTACGTCGCCCAGCTCGGCTGGTTCTTCGCGCTGACGCTGATCCCGATCGGCCAGGTGGTGGCGATTGAGTTCACCATGCCGATCTGGACGGCGATCCTGGCGGCAAGCTTCCTGTCCGAGCGTATGACGCCGTGGAAGATCGCCGCAATCGTGCTCGGCCTTGTCGGTGTGATCGTCATCGTGCGGCCCGCGACAGGTGAGATCAATCCTGGCCAGCTCATCGCGCTCGGCGCTGCCATGGGCTTTGGCGTGTCCATGGCGCTGGTGAAATCACTGACCCGCACCGAGAGCGCGCTATCGATCCTGTTCTGGATGCTGGTGGTACAATCGGTCGCAGGCTTCGTTCCGACGCTGTTCGTCTGGACCTGGCCGTCGGCCTATGTATGGGCCTGGGTCGGCGTGATCGCCGTCTGCGGCACATTCTCGCACTATTGCCTTGCCAGCGCGATGCGCTACGCGGACGCCACCATCGTGGTTCCCATGGACTTCCTGCGGGTTCCCCTGACCGCAACCGCCGGCTGGTTGCTCTACTCGGAGCGGCTCGACGCCTGGACCGTGCTCGGTGCGGCGCTGATCTTGTGCGGCAATCTCCTGAATTTGAAGCCGCCCGCGCCGGTTCCCGCCCGCGCGCAGTGA
- a CDS encoding caspase family protein, with protein MRYLTILLSLMCMALSVSAAKADRRVAFVVGNGAYRNVAQLPNPPIDAKAMASTLRNVGFEVIEGSNLTRDQMTEKLLDFGRKAQGSDIAVFYYAGHGIAVSGTNYLLPVDADIKSEMDVKLGAAINIDLTLDQTMGDAKVKLVFLDACRDNPFAAKIKSNSATRSVNVGSGLAEMKSGEGTLIAFATGPGQTALDGQEGNNSPFTRALIDNITKPGVEIQQAMTSVRAQVNEETHKGQLPWGHTNLIGAVYLNQAPTTQVANAAPAVSSSTPVAASTSSSDGVELEYWRSVKETNKPEELNAYLSAYPNGQFKALALARLAAIQNGPSTTTRNLNAGVDPATFTDDASQVTEDQIGLDKGQRRDVQRRLNGLGFDTKVTGVFNDDTRSVLKRWQAARGYPSTGFLNKLQHKALLSEIVASTSTASDDTPSSKPARRAAAPSGGGGGGHRSGGGDAGAAFVGGVVGGMMGGMFRH; from the coding sequence ATGCGCTACCTCACCATCCTCCTCTCCCTGATGTGCATGGCGCTGTCGGTCAGCGCCGCAAAGGCCGATCGCCGTGTCGCTTTCGTTGTCGGCAACGGTGCCTACAGGAACGTCGCGCAATTGCCGAACCCGCCGATCGACGCCAAGGCGATGGCTTCGACGCTGCGCAATGTCGGCTTCGAGGTGATCGAAGGATCGAACCTCACCCGCGACCAGATGACGGAGAAGCTCCTGGATTTCGGCCGCAAGGCGCAGGGCTCCGACATCGCCGTGTTCTACTACGCCGGTCATGGCATCGCCGTCAGCGGCACCAACTATCTGTTGCCGGTTGACGCCGACATCAAATCGGAAATGGACGTCAAGCTAGGGGCCGCCATCAACATCGACCTGACGCTCGACCAGACCATGGGCGATGCCAAGGTCAAGCTGGTGTTCCTCGATGCCTGCCGCGACAATCCCTTCGCCGCCAAGATCAAGTCGAACTCCGCGACCCGCAGCGTCAACGTCGGAAGCGGCCTTGCCGAGATGAAGTCGGGCGAAGGCACGCTGATCGCGTTCGCAACCGGTCCGGGCCAGACCGCGCTCGACGGCCAGGAGGGCAACAACAGCCCGTTCACCCGTGCGCTGATCGACAACATCACCAAGCCCGGCGTCGAGATCCAGCAGGCGATGACTTCGGTGCGCGCCCAGGTCAACGAAGAGACCCACAAGGGCCAGCTGCCCTGGGGCCATACCAATTTGATCGGCGCCGTCTACCTCAACCAGGCGCCGACGACCCAGGTCGCCAACGCGGCACCGGCCGTGTCGAGCAGCACGCCGGTCGCCGCGTCCACCAGCAGCTCCGACGGTGTCGAGCTCGAGTATTGGCGCTCGGTGAAGGAGACCAACAAGCCGGAAGAGCTAAACGCCTATCTCTCCGCCTATCCGAACGGCCAGTTCAAGGCGCTGGCGCTGGCGCGGCTCGCCGCGATCCAGAACGGTCCGTCGACCACAACCCGCAACCTCAATGCCGGTGTCGATCCCGCCACCTTCACCGACGATGCGAGCCAGGTCACCGAGGACCAGATCGGTCTCGATAAGGGGCAGCGCCGCGATGTGCAGCGTCGCCTGAACGGGCTCGGCTTCGATACCAAGGTCACCGGCGTGTTCAACGACGACACCCGCTCCGTGCTGAAGCGCTGGCAGGCCGCCCGCGGCTATCCGTCGACGGGCTTCCTCAACAAGCTCCAGCACAAGGCCCTGCTCTCGGAGATCGTCGCCTCGACGTCGACCGCGAGCGATGACACCCCATCGTCCAAGCCGGCCCGGCGCGCCGCCGCACCTTCCGGTGGCGGTGGCGGCGGCCATCGAAGCGGCGGCGGCGATGCGGGCGCAGCCTTCGTTGGCGGCGTCGTCGGCGGCATGATGGGTGGCATGTTCCGCCACTGA
- the tgt gene encoding tRNA guanosine(34) transglycosylase Tgt, whose amino-acid sequence MNRPDHTHPDTGLPNHFELLATDGAARTGRLTTPHGVVRTPAFMPVGTAGAMKGMHWREVREAGADIVLGNTYHLMLRPGAERIAALGGLQRFTGWNGPMLTDSGGFQVMSLADLRKVSEHAVTFRSHIDGAKVELSPERSIEVQRFLGSDIAMQMDECVRLPAERDDIERAMRLSLRWAERSKRAFESAPDGYMLFGIVQGGDVPQLRHASAQGLVEIGFHGYAIGGLAVGEPQAVMLAMIDETAPALPSERPRYLMGVGTPDDMLEAVKRGVDMFDCVMPTRNGRHGVAFTRLGQVNLRNARHADDPRPLDEESSWPSARNCARAYLHHLVKAGETLGAMLLSEINIAYYQFLMHGIRDAIAHGTFEEFYRRTREDWARGDIAPR is encoded by the coding sequence ATGAACCGCCCCGACCACACCCATCCCGATACCGGTCTGCCCAATCATTTCGAGCTGCTCGCCACCGACGGCGCGGCGCGCACCGGCCGCCTGACCACGCCGCATGGCGTGGTGCGGACGCCGGCCTTCATGCCGGTCGGCACCGCCGGCGCCATGAAGGGCATGCACTGGCGCGAAGTGCGCGAGGCCGGGGCCGACATCGTGCTCGGCAACACCTATCACCTGATGCTGCGCCCCGGCGCCGAGCGCATCGCAGCGCTTGGCGGCTTGCAGAGGTTTACCGGCTGGAACGGGCCGATGCTGACGGATTCCGGCGGCTTCCAGGTGATGTCGCTGGCCGATCTGCGCAAGGTCAGCGAGCACGCCGTCACCTTCCGCTCGCATATCGACGGCGCCAAGGTGGAATTGTCACCCGAGCGCTCGATCGAGGTGCAGCGCTTCCTCGGCTCCGACATCGCCATGCAGATGGATGAATGCGTGAGGCTGCCGGCGGAGCGCGACGACATCGAGCGCGCGATGCGGCTGTCGCTGCGCTGGGCCGAGCGCAGCAAGCGCGCCTTCGAGAGCGCGCCTGACGGCTACATGCTGTTCGGCATCGTGCAGGGCGGGGATGTGCCGCAGCTTCGTCATGCTAGCGCGCAAGGCCTCGTCGAGATCGGCTTCCACGGTTATGCGATCGGCGGCCTCGCGGTCGGCGAGCCGCAGGCCGTGATGCTTGCGATGATCGACGAGACCGCGCCGGCGCTGCCGTCCGAGCGGCCGCGCTATCTGATGGGCGTCGGCACGCCCGACGATATGCTCGAGGCAGTCAAACGCGGCGTCGACATGTTCGACTGCGTGATGCCGACCCGCAACGGCCGCCACGGCGTCGCCTTCACCCGCCTCGGCCAGGTGAATTTGCGCAACGCGCGGCATGCCGACGATCCACGTCCGCTGGACGAGGAAAGCTCATGGCCGTCGGCGCGCAATTGTGCGCGCGCCTACCTGCACCATCTCGTCAAGGCCGGCGAGACGCTGGGCGCAATGCTGTTGTCCGAGATCAATATTGCCTACTACCAGTTCCTGATGCACGGCATCAGGGACGCGATCGCACACGGGACATTCGAGGAATTCTACCGACGTACGCGCGAGGACTGGGCAAGGGGCGACATCGCCCCGCGCTGA
- a CDS encoding formyltransferase family protein: MRITLVGSRHFGVTTLNMLREHSVSIVRVVVADAEDRLAATAEAAGIEVVVQANPRLVVASEIAPDTDLIITAHSHARIGKDALAASRLGGIGYHPSLLPRHRGKAAVEWTIKEGDPIAGGTIYHLADRMDAGAIAAQDWCFVKKGETARELWERALAPLGLKLLADVIDYAKVHKALPSKVQDEQFATSAPSLS, from the coding sequence ATGCGGATTACCCTCGTCGGCTCCCGCCATTTCGGCGTGACCACCCTGAACATGCTCCGGGAGCACAGCGTTTCGATCGTGCGGGTCGTGGTGGCCGACGCCGAGGATCGCCTGGCCGCAACCGCGGAGGCCGCCGGCATCGAGGTGGTGGTCCAGGCCAACCCCAGGCTGGTGGTCGCCTCCGAGATCGCGCCCGATACCGATTTGATCATCACCGCGCACAGCCATGCCCGGATCGGCAAGGACGCGCTGGCAGCCAGCAGGCTCGGCGGGATTGGCTATCACCCCTCGCTGCTGCCGCGCCACCGCGGCAAGGCCGCCGTGGAATGGACCATCAAGGAAGGCGATCCGATCGCCGGCGGCACGATCTACCATCTGGCCGACCGCATGGACGCCGGCGCCATCGCCGCCCAGGACTGGTGCTTCGTCAAGAAGGGCGAGACCGCGCGGGAATTATGGGAACGGGCGCTGGCCCCGCTCGGCCTCAAGCTGCTCGCCGACGTGATCGACTATGCCAAGGTCCACAAGGCGTTGCCGTCCAAGGTTCAGGACGAGCAGTTCGCGACCTCGGCCCCGAGTCTCTCCTGA
- a CDS encoding PepSY domain-containing protein has protein sequence MRATRRQACELLAIALSGLLIAAPAQALATTEGTPTAVHSATDGDAEVDRQAVSREIERFRGSSISISQAMAIAEARHAGATTADVSFDGGSGVPVYRVKTLHNDRIWRHTINAATGELVGGEAALPLAELDHEDRSNLAALGTIRHRLADAVRVAEQAASGKAISGGLVRERGRLNFAIVVISGDDLKEVILEPPGVRAK, from the coding sequence ATGCGAGCGACAAGACGACAGGCGTGCGAGTTGCTAGCGATCGCCCTATCCGGGTTGCTCATCGCAGCGCCGGCGCAGGCACTCGCCACGACGGAAGGCACGCCCACCGCCGTCCACAGCGCCACAGATGGTGATGCCGAGGTCGACCGCCAAGCCGTCAGCCGCGAAATCGAACGCTTCCGCGGCTCGTCGATCTCGATCAGCCAGGCCATGGCGATTGCCGAAGCCCGGCACGCCGGCGCCACGACCGCAGATGTCAGCTTCGACGGCGGCTCGGGCGTGCCGGTATACCGGGTCAAGACGCTGCACAACGACCGGATCTGGCGGCACACGATCAATGCCGCAACCGGCGAGCTCGTTGGCGGCGAAGCCGCCCTGCCCCTTGCCGAGCTCGACCATGAAGATCGCAGCAACCTCGCGGCGCTCGGCACCATCCGGCATCGCCTGGCGGATGCAGTGCGCGTCGCCGAGCAGGCAGCGTCAGGCAAGGCCATCAGCGGCGGGCTGGTGCGCGAGCGCGGCCGGCTCAATTTCGCGATCGTCGTCATCAGCGGCGACGACCTCAAGGAGGTCATCCTCGAGCCGCCAGGTGTCCGGGCCAAATAA
- a CDS encoding aspartate-semialdehyde dehydrogenase, with protein MEKNVSNDPVVAIVGVTGAVGAEFIATMDKRGFRVGKLKALASARSAGKTVSFRGKDVVIEELTERAFEGVDIALFSAGGSISKKFAPLAVKAGAVVVDNSSAFRMDPNVPLVIPEINANRIRDHKGIIANPNCAAITALVPLWPIHQKNRIKRVIISTYQAASGAGAAAMDELVESTRANLNGQVYTPKVMPHPYAFNLFNHNTAIDPETGYNDEETKVIKETRKIFEDETIAIGVTCVRVPVLRAHCEAITFECEKPISEDQVRSIMAQAPGVKVIDDRARNYFPMPIDASGQDDVLVGRIRKDLSDPSGHSVSMFVAADQLLKGAALNAVQIAELLPQRVMA; from the coding sequence ATGGAGAAGAATGTGAGTAACGATCCCGTCGTCGCGATTGTCGGCGTCACCGGTGCGGTGGGCGCCGAATTCATCGCCACCATGGACAAGCGCGGTTTCCGCGTCGGCAAGCTCAAGGCGCTCGCCAGCGCCCGCTCGGCCGGCAAGACGGTGTCGTTCCGGGGCAAGGACGTCGTCATCGAGGAATTGACCGAGCGCGCCTTCGAGGGCGTCGACATCGCGCTGTTCTCCGCCGGCGGCAGCATCTCGAAGAAGTTCGCGCCACTCGCCGTCAAGGCCGGCGCGGTCGTGGTCGACAACTCCTCGGCCTTCCGGATGGATCCGAACGTGCCGCTGGTGATCCCCGAGATCAACGCGAACCGTATCCGCGACCACAAGGGCATCATCGCCAACCCGAACTGCGCCGCGATCACCGCGCTGGTGCCGCTCTGGCCGATCCACCAGAAGAACCGCATCAAGCGCGTGATCATCTCGACCTACCAGGCGGCCTCGGGCGCCGGCGCCGCGGCGATGGACGAGCTCGTCGAATCCACCCGCGCCAATCTCAACGGGCAGGTCTATACGCCCAAGGTGATGCCGCACCCCTACGCCTTCAACCTCTTCAACCACAACACCGCGATCGACCCCGAGACCGGCTACAACGACGAGGAGACCAAGGTCATCAAGGAGACCCGCAAGATCTTCGAGGACGAGACAATCGCCATCGGCGTGACTTGCGTCCGCGTGCCGGTGCTGCGCGCTCATTGCGAGGCCATCACCTTCGAATGCGAGAAGCCGATCAGCGAGGACCAGGTCCGCTCGATCATGGCGCAGGCGCCCGGTGTGAAGGTCATCGACGACCGCGCCAGGAACTACTTCCCGATGCCGATCGACGCCTCGGGCCAGGACGACGTCCTGGTCGGCCGCATCCGCAAGGATCTCAGCGACCCTAGCGGACATTCGGTCTCGATGTTCGTGGCGGCCGATCAACTGCTCAAGGGCGCCGCGCTGAACGCGGTGCAGATCGCGGAACTGCTGCCGCAGCGGGTGATGGCGTAA
- a CDS encoding TetR/AcrR family transcriptional regulator codes for MGLTATRTRTATPRRGMSKSRGGRPTKTAAIERDQRLIEVATRLFLDRGFDATSLDAVAEAARVSKPTVYARYGDKRGLFTAVLRREISRWLAPLSAAAETQLSSSSDISVEQRLVEIGREMLNFTCGPDAMAFSRMMTAQAINFPDIAKLGKEEGWLKAVATTARFFDHLVAQGALGVDDTTIAAEVFLDVVVGHTHRMATFGTPMELKSAEKRMRAAIKLFLAGALGPADRVQETSKDAAKAPQRRRPSR; via the coding sequence ATGGGATTGACTGCGACCAGAACAAGGACGGCAACGCCGCGGCGCGGGATGTCGAAATCCCGCGGCGGCCGGCCGACCAAAACCGCCGCCATCGAGCGCGATCAGCGGCTGATCGAAGTCGCCACCCGCCTGTTCCTGGATCGCGGATTTGACGCGACCTCGCTCGATGCGGTTGCGGAAGCCGCGCGCGTCAGCAAGCCCACCGTCTATGCCCGCTACGGCGACAAGCGCGGACTGTTCACGGCCGTCTTGAGGCGCGAGATCTCGCGATGGCTGGCGCCCCTGTCGGCGGCCGCCGAGACGCAGCTCAGTAGCTCATCGGACATCTCAGTCGAGCAGCGGCTGGTCGAGATCGGGCGGGAGATGCTCAATTTCACCTGCGGGCCTGATGCCATGGCCTTCAGCCGCATGATGACGGCACAGGCCATCAACTTCCCCGATATCGCCAAGCTCGGCAAGGAAGAGGGCTGGCTGAAGGCCGTCGCCACCACCGCGCGCTTCTTCGATCACCTGGTGGCGCAAGGCGCGCTCGGCGTCGACGACACCACGATCGCAGCCGAAGTCTTCCTCGACGTCGTCGTCGGCCATACCCACCGCATGGCGACCTTCGGAACACCGATGGAGCTCAAATCCGCCGAAAAGCGAATGCGCGCGGCGATCAAGCTGTTCCTGGCCGGCGCGCTCGGCCCTGCCGACCGCGTGCAGGAAACTTCAAAAGACGCCGCCAAAGCCCCGCAACGGCGCCGCCCGTCCCGCTGA